The genomic region CAGTTCAACAGGTGAGTTGTTAGTTGTTAAACCTGCTCTACAGCTGGGTGTCAGTGCATTgccatatatatacacagtgtatatatatatatatatatacagtacagtccaaaagtttggaagcactaagatttttaatgtttttaaaagaagtttcgtctgctcaccaaggctacatttatttaattaaaaatacagtaaaaaacattaatattgtgaaatattattacaatttaaaataacttttctatttgaatatatttcacaaagtaatttattcctgtgatcaaagctgaattttcagcatcgttactccagtcttcagtgtcacatgatccttcagaaatcattctaatatgctgatctgctgctcaagaaacatttaatgtgtacaattgtacaaaatatttgtgaacaatattttttttcaggattatttgatgaatagaaagttcaaaagaacagcgtttatctgaaatctaatctttttaacattataaatatctttactgccacttttgattgatttaatgcatccttgctgaataaaagtattcatttctttaatatcttttcaaaaaaataaaaataaaaattcttactgaccccaaacttttgaacggtagtgtataatgctacagaagctttgtatttcagataaatgctgttcttttgaactttctattcatcaaggaatcctgaaaaaaaaagtacacaactgttttcaacattgaaaataatcataaatgtttcttgagcagcaaatcagcttattagaatgatttctgaaggatcatgtgacactgaagactggagtaatgatgctgaaaattcagctttgcatcacaggaataaattactttgtcaaatatatttaaatagtacacagttattttaaattgtaattatattttacaatattactgtttttttactgtatttttaattaaataaatgtagccttggtgagcagacgaaacttcttttaaaaacattaaaaatcttagtggttccaaacttttggactgtactgtatatatatatatatatacatacatacacacagtaTCATAATGTTTTTACATTCAGATATATAACTACGAATATACATGTTTACAACTAACTGTGCATAGATTTACATTTTGGTAAAAGGTGAATTATACAGGCAGAAAAGTGTAGAGTTAGTGTATTTTTCCTGCCTGTATAATTCATCTTTTACCAAAAATGTAAATCTATGCACAGTTATGTAATTATGTAgtatttagtaaatatgtacaAATTTGCACATTTTCCTTATCAGTATAACCTGGTGGATCTACATTACTCACCACTGAATCCTTGCATGCTTTAACTTCTTTGTCCTTTTCCTCCTTAGAAGAGGTTAATTTCCCAACCTCATCCTGAAGTTCCTTGATCTCCTTATCTGCGTTGTCCATCTCCTTCTGTGTGTGCTCAACTGCTAAATTGTAACTTTCTATACTCTGTTCTGTTTGTCTCATCTCTGCCTCTACGAAATCCATTTTGTTTGTTAGTTTGTTTAACAACTCCTTGTTAAAGTGCATATATGCCAGCAAGCCCATGATCACAGCTACTATTAAACACAGCATCAGGGGCCAGCATGATTTCCTATCCATGGCTATGTATGTGTAaatccaatatatatatatatatatatatatatatatatatatatatatatatatatatgtacagttTTATTAAATCCTTTATCTGTCTTCAGTTGAAGTACACGGTGTGCATGTATATGATGAGTATAGCTGCTTGATCTCTAAAAGAAAATAGCAACAGAGGAacaggaaaaataacaattaatttacagttaataacacatttaaaacaaattaatttaaactcataacacatttacagtttttctcaatcgaTTTGACACATTTTCCAAACTTGGTTCACTGTTCTCAAAACCGTTAATACAGTGATCTGAACACAAACAGattgtatgtttttgttcatttcacACAAATTGCAAATCATGTGAATCATTTTCGCTAAACACTATGCACAAAGTTCTCAAATGTTTTCACAATAGTTCATACATCCAACCAACACTTTaataaatcagaaaaaaaaacgaTCACAGCTTTTTTTAGTTGCTTTACACAATTCACAAACATTTATGCACCATTTGTCCTAACGCAATAAAAGTATACATAGagcaagaaaagaaaataagaatatGCAAGAGAATAAAGAGGTGTAAGTGTAATGGTGGTGTGGGTAGATGAAGGGGTGTAATGAAAGGAAGAGTGGAACAGATAGAGGGAGATCATAGGGCTATGAGAAGAGAGGAGGATATAAAAAAGGAGGAGATGAAAAGAGATGGGCATTGGTGTAGTGGTGTTTTTTAAGaactgcaaaataaaaaaaaactttgacataattttatttttgaatatacatATAACCAAATGTTATAAATATCAGTAGTTTTAAAGCAGTTGAGATAACTGAAAACTTTTGCATGGCAATTTGTACATTCAAATCAAATGTCAGGGTGGCACAACTGCAGATATTGCTGTTTTACATGAATTGACAAGGTAaaatcattaaagggttagttcacccaaaaatgaaaattctgtcattaattactcacccttatgttgttccacacccgtaagaccttcattaatcttcggaacacaaattacgatattttagttgaaatccgatggctccgtgaggcctccataggaagcaaagacacttcctctctcaagatccataaaggtactaaaaacatatttaaatcggttcatgtgagtacagtggttcaatgttaatattataaagcgacgagaatatttttggagcgccaaaaaacaaaataatgacttattaagtgatggccgatttcaaaacactgcttcaggaagcatcggagcacaaatgaatcagtgtgtcgaatcatgattcagatcgcgtgtcaaactgccaacggctgaaatcacgtgactttggtgctccaaacagcagtgattcatttgtgctccaatgcttcatgaagcagtgttttgaaatcggccatcactaaataagttgttattttgtttttttggcactccaaaaatattcttgtcactttataatattaatattgaaccactgtactcacatgaaccgatttaaatatgtttttagtacctttatggatcttgagagaggaaatgtccattgctccctatggaggcctcacggagccattggatttcaactaaaatatcttaatttgtgtcccgaagattaacgaaggtcttacgggtgtggaacggcatgagggtaagaaataaatgacagaatttttgggtgaactaaccctttaagcctgaTAATGCAACATCCAGAGGACCCCAACAGATCATTGGGGCAGAGTGAAAAGGTTTGTAGATCTCTCTCTCAAATACTGATAAAAAAACTGCTAATTTCAAGTATGGGTAGGTTGGTACACTTTCCATGTCAAATGGTACaatgatataatatatatttacaaatatttggttgtaccacctgacaaaaaaagtcaaaaataaatttaaacacatTGATATGTTATGTAACAACTGAAACTTGTTTAAACACATTGTTCATGACTCAAAAATATGCATTGTGTCAGTTTTGCAAAGAGTTGCTTTGTTTTGCAATAAAGTTGAACTGTTTGGTTAAGGTAAAAGTGTGTTTAGATCACTGTGTTAACAGTTTTGAAAGCAGTTACATTACTTTGGAGAAATGtgttgagaaaaactgtaaaaaacaaTCAATTTAAAGTCATAATGACACATTTAAtaacaattatttgaatgattATAAATAGTCTCAGTTATAGGTGAGGTGtgaactaactgcatgtaaatTTGGAGGTATATCACTTTCCATAccttagtgattttttttttacaactctGCTGAAAAAATTGCCTAGACCAGCAAAGAAGCTTAGGCTGGCAGCAGACATGCTAAACCTCTCCCAGACTTGTTAAACTTGTTAAAGTCTTTGCTGTGTAAATTGGTCTTTAAGTGTCGCaaacccctctaaaaccagAAAACAGAACGGAGCAGCAAACCACTTAAGGCTAGTTTGAGATGTTTTCCTGCCATCTGGAGCCATACATTCTATACAAAAGCGTGTGTACAAACTGAAATGCAAAACATTGAAATATAGTAACTTgtagtttaatagttttaattatttgacacacacacacacacatataaacatagCAGAAGCttattatatatttcagcaCTACATGTACAAGAATAAGAACGTGTCATTCTGATGTGTGCGATAATAAAACTCACCTTTGCCAAGAGCAGTATACGCAAACAGAAGAGTATCTTTGTTGCAATAAACAAGGGCTGAATGGGAGTGGCGGATATTAAACTGGCACTCACTGCACACAATATCACCAATGAagcataaaacaaaacaaaaacaaagaaaaaaaaaacaagagtaaaataaatattttacctCTGTATGTCTATCTTTcttttacactaaacaataaTCTTTCCTTTTCCCTCTCAGTCTTTCAGAGGTGACCAGTCTAACCAGTTAAGCAACAAATattcatttctgtttttttatttctagtGGTGACACGTGACCCATTTGCAAAAAACTAGTTGGTTTCTCACAGCCATCAAAAAAAATATCTGATCGTAACATATCAGTTTGCTGGGGTTTTGTGCCTTATTTGCAACCTGTGAAAACCACTAGTCCTTCCTCAAACAAACTGCAATGACTCCTGAACCAACTGAGAAGGATATTTACATAGTGAAAACATTTGTTCTTCTGTCTTGAGAGTGGCTTACGCAGTAAAAGTAGTAAAGAAGAGACCAGTGGGTGGGGCTTGACGTCCAGTAGTTGTTAGCAAGCTCCAAACCTAATTTAGGTCAAACTCCACCCATTAGGTCCACAGAGGTGCAGCTGGACTAggtcaagctccacccattacatcCAGAGAGGGGGAGCTGAAGGTCATTTTGCTCCACAGCAGGGGTGAGGAacgttgatcctggagggccattgtcctgccgagacaatggccctccaggatcaacgtTCCCCACCCCTGCTCTACAGTGAGCACCACGTGAGCAATGTTGCCTCCAGTTGGCACAGGGGCTGCTATATAATGTCTTTTGCCACCTGATCCTCACTGTAATAATGTTGATACATCAaccccaagttgggttgaaaatggacaaacccagcgatttggttgttttaacccaactattgtttaaaaacgactatatggctgacttaaaatgaaattaaaatgttaattttaaagatattgtgggttcattttaagtaagcaatactgtaatttttaaacaatagttgagttacgtaaaactatccagcaggttgggcaaaaacttaacccaactgctgggttaaaacaacccaatcgctgggtttgtccatttttaacccagcattttttagagtgtagtgtggcccagatccggcccacatctggtacatgtggattacacacggaccagatgtgggccggatctgggctgACACCATGTTGCCATCAAGGAACTTGAACCTACAATTCCTCTCAGATCTGCCATCTATATCATCTCACTGCCTTCACGGTGCAGTGTTATATGCTTTGAGATGACATTCAGATAATGTCTGAGGAGGTTTATAATCTTGCATTAGCGCTTTGAGGTAACCAGTGAAAGCAAATAATTGGAGGTAATGTCTCTTCGGTACTATGAAAATTCCCCtatttggtttttttttttttttttttttttcaaacctttacaaacaaatacaagaattgcacacacaaaatgcaaaCTGCTTCACATctcttgcaaaatgaagcactgcatttAAAATATCACAAACATACTGTATCTCAATAGGCAAACATTTGTCTACGCAAACACCTTTCTATTTTTGGATATATCACATACACACAGTTATCCAAAACCTAAAGCTCTTCTTTCATGAGCTCCTATGAACATTTCTGTACAAGATTGAAAGTAATTGGCAGAGAGAATTCACTGTAAACacgaaatataatataataaattttttttttactataagcatttgtggttgtgGATACAGTATTACACAGTACATAAGAAAAGAAATGCATCAATACATGTGTAGTTGGACAGAAACAATGGTTGTGTTTGAAAAAAGGAAATCAAGATACTTCCTGTCCGATTTTTGTGTGTTACATagaattgtgtgttgtgtttggcaaaaaatgttttataaaattgaaaaatgaaTCGAAGGCTGACAAAAATTGTGTGACAAGTAGCCTAAattttgtgtgtaagcagtagaaaaaaaaaaaaaactaattcagtGCCACAAGAACAAGATATGGTATTTtcctaataaaataaatattatgtttttatttttaagttttctgtTAATATAAGTTTTAAAATCCTTTCAAAAATGCCTTGAGAAACTACAACGAGGATGTTTTATCGACTTACACAACAACACTGACTTCACCAGTGGCGTGAGTTGTGGGCGTGGCTATCTGTTTGTTCGATCTATGGCTTTTCTTTCAGTGGTGCAGAAATGACGTAGGCTtctatagtttttatttatttatttatttatttttatttttttaagttagttcGATTGAAACGAAAAAGTTAATTTGGAAAGAAACTGTTAAGTTGTGTCCACAGAGAAAattatattcaatattattGACCCTGAAGGGTTTTTTGCAGCCTGACACGGTGTTATTAACCTTGATTCTTATGTTCTTCAATGTTTCCATTGTTGAGGAACATTAACATTATGTCCCACAGTACTGATAGCCTACATGAATGCTTTGGAGCTGCAATTCGATCCAAAAACGTACATTTTATCTGTTGTAATAATAGTCTATGATACACATCACATTATCCCTACTGCTTGTGGCCTTCACCCGTTCTTCTTTCTTAGCAGGTATATGTGCATACCAGGTAAACTGTGCcacgcttttttttttaatcacctgCAGTCAAAACACCTGGGTGTGCGTGATAGTCTGGATTCTATTTACAGAACATTCTGCATTCCAGCAGATAACCTAGTGTGATCAGTCTATGAGAATGAAATTTCCtgcaaatgaaaataaaaagaaatacagatattattttctgtatttatttttcaatgtaTTTCTAtactttttaacttttatttatttatttccacatgtatttatttccagatttatatatacatttatgcGTTATTTTCACtgatatgtttaattattttgtagcgaccaaagttttccaaaaatatttaagaatttttgtaatatttaagaaatatgtatgtgtttatttCTGAGGAGAAATCAAGTGTTCTTGATTTATAGCACATTGGCATTAAATCAAACTGTGCAGCACAGAAATTAAATGATGATTATCATAATCCACAGATTAAAAATACCAGTGTTAAATCTCTCATCTGGTTGCAATTTAGCCTGAAAGTTACGAGCACAATATTGCACCACTAGAGGGCACATGAATCCCACCACCTAGCTTATGGGACACTATCGTGTCAGTTGTGAGTGCAGATTCAATATCAGTTTGTTTAACACAGCCTCTTTTTTCTGCACTTTAGTTTCCAAAAGAAACCATATTTagttttttctgaattgttCTGCAATAAAATGGGAGGTAAAAATTGAAATGAGAATAGGTTATATTCAACTCAaattccagaaatgttgggatgttttttttttaaatttgaataaaatgaaaactaaaagactttcgaatcacatgagccaatattttattcacaatagagcATAGATAACatgacaaatgtttaaactgagaaaatttacAATTTTCtgcacaaaatgagctaatttcaaatttgatgtctTCTACAGGTCTCTAAATTGGGACagggtgtagcatctcctcttcttttcaaaacagtttggcattgaggttatgagtttctgtagttttggtgttggaatttggtcccattcttgcctgatatgggtttccagctgctgaagtgTTTGTGTTCATGAAAGATCTGGGCTGCAGGCAGTCCAATTCAGCTCCCAGAGCCCAACACCTGTTAAATCTCTTAATGCCTGTCATAGATTAACTAGGGATACCATCTAGAGTTCTTCAATGAATGACTGGAGGCGTTAAATGCCAGTTTTCCCTTTTTATTTACTGACACATCAAGGTAAATAAAGAGTTTttaaatgttcatgtctttatACAAAGGGGTTAAGCAAGGGGAACACAGGGAATAGAGGGCGGCTCTGTGACAATGCCATATGACAACCtgaaatattggctcatgtgattcgaaagtcttttagttttcatgtgCCCTCTAGttcagcatatatatatatatatatatatatatatatatatatatatatatatatatatatatatatataggcacaactgttttcaactttgataataataataaatgtttcttgagcagcaaattgacatatagaaagatttctgagggatcatgtgacactgaagactggcaaCACAGAAACGGTTATTTAAagttgtaaaaaatatttcacaatattactgtttttgctgtattttggatcaaataaattcagccttggtgagcagaagagacttcttttaaaacattaaaaaaatcttacagatctaaaacttttgaatggtagtatattaCACAATAGCACAGAAAATGATTACACCCTTgtatatatgtaattttttataataaaaaaaaatatattattcttTCTATATTTCATCTGTTAAGGGTCCACTATATAGCCAAATATTggaaacttaaataaaaaagaaaaaacaataataattagcatTAATTATGTGTTCACAGCTGGGAAATAATCAAATGGGATTTCACAAACTTGATGACATAGAAGTTTCTCAGCAGCTGATAAGGGTGTTTCGATACGGTACATGTAATAGAAACTCCCAACTTGGTATTTTCATTCTTTGTTCAGCTGCCAGCATTAGGATacatcaaaatattttatgttattctCAATGCAGTTCCTCAAGCATGACAAGCATCACATTATTACTATCAGAACCGGCTGGTTTGCAAGAAGCAATGGGAGTATTTCTCTCATACTTGAGCAATCCATTTTAATTAGATAAGGATATGTCAAAGTCAATGTTTTGGAAAAGGGTTGAAGATAAGCGTGATAATTTCCGTAAACCACAATCTGtttatgtatttttgcccaTGAATGGGGACAGGAAAAAAGTTTCTTGTAGCTGATATGAAAAATGTATGTGCTGCGCACAGCTTCAATGTGCAAATTTTTAAGCTACGTTTCAGAAATTCAGCCACATATCCTCcctaaaaaaaacttaaactacaGGAAACATTTTGAAtcctggggcctgtaccatgaagccggattagctggctagccaggtaagtttcagGTTAGTTTGcgccaatcctgggttttaggtaccatgaaagtgactTGGCATTTAGCAGTGTTCATCACCATAGTAACTTATGCTCCACGCCAAACCGTTATGTTCTGTTTCAGTGATCTCAAACCGAAGTTAAGCCAATCGGATGTGGGCTAAATGAAGTAATAGTAAAAAAGTAATTCTCCCggtttctcttcctccaaattaaaggtcactatatatatatataaaaattaacaGTGAAGTAAACCGAATGTGCAAAGTGAAAAATTAAAGTGATTATTACGTTTGCCATATTATCAGCATGCAATTGTGTCATTGAATTGATATCAGCATTGCTTGTATTAGTGAAATCTGTGAAGCATTTCCTTTATACATTTGTATGTACTAATATGGACCATATTATAATTTATGCTGCTTTGCACATGAACTGAAGCAATAGAAATTCCTGAGAAATGCGTGGCatgacatacagtacagtccaaaagtttggaaccactaagatttttaatgtttttaaaagaagtttcgtctgctcaccaaggctacatttatgtaattaaaaatacagtaaaaacagtaatattgtgaaatattgttacaatttaaaataactgttttctatttgaatatatttgacaaagtaatttattcctatgatgcaaagctgaattttcagcatcgttactccagtcttcagtgtcacatgatccttcagaaatcagtctaatatgctgatctgctgctcaagaaacatttaatgtgtacaattgtacaaaatatttgtgtacaatattttttttttcaggattatttgatgaatagaaagttcaaaagaacagtgtttatctgaaatctaatcttttgtaacattataaatgtctttactgccacttttgattgatttaa from Chanodichthys erythropterus isolate Z2021 chromosome 15, ASM2448905v1, whole genome shotgun sequence harbors:
- the si:ch73-347e22.8 gene encoding tropomyosin, muscle, with protein sequence MLCLIVAVIMGLLAYMHFNKELLNKLTNKMDFVEAEMRQTEQSIESYNLAVEHTQKEMDNADKEIKELQDEVGKLTSSKEEKDKEVKACKDSVAVLNNDVTAVEKEKSDTDGNFASEKTKWSEELNGLTKQLQESSQVCAYVKISAEDLKKVPTLKDLCPQIQIITKADLTQ